In one uncultured Desulfovibrio sp. genomic region, the following are encoded:
- a CDS encoding putative sulfate exporter family transporter has translation MASTKAYNEDKVALIIGCFIFLLALGKFAGLDLLGWGLKMGMWVKSPLDCWSSASKGALPGVGALIASYVFIAAVMSVGIKLMKGNIGKFLYGFTCIFFIAIACYTVGANAYIAANPTEIAKQGITWSLGLSTEAGLIVALVMGILLGNLTPGFAESLREACRPELFVKIAIVILGAELGVKAADAAGFAGHVIFRGLCAIVEAYLLYWSVVYYVARKYFKFNKEWAAPLASGISICGVSAAIATGGAIRARPVVPIMVSSLVVVFTCIEMLILPFIAQHFLYTEPMVAGGWMGLAVKSDGGAIASGAITESLILSKMAGLGTKWEPGWVVMVTTTVKIFIDMFIGVWALVLAYIWTAKFDKTRGERTMTWSDVMDRFPRFVLGYLGTFLILLFFCLSSPELHKLGKSMAGALNGFRVMFFLLTFFSIGLVSNFRKLKEEGIGRLAVVYIVCLFGFIIWVGLFISYAFFHGMTPPVMAG, from the coding sequence ATGGCATCAACAAAAGCCTATAATGAAGACAAAGTAGCCCTTATTATTGGCTGCTTCATCTTCTTGCTGGCGCTGGGCAAGTTCGCTGGCCTGGATCTGCTGGGCTGGGGCCTCAAAATGGGTATGTGGGTCAAAAGCCCGCTTGATTGCTGGTCTTCGGCCTCTAAGGGCGCATTGCCTGGCGTGGGGGCTCTGATCGCCAGCTATGTGTTTATTGCCGCCGTCATGTCTGTGGGCATCAAGCTCATGAAGGGCAACATCGGCAAGTTCCTTTACGGTTTTACCTGCATTTTCTTCATTGCCATCGCCTGCTACACTGTGGGCGCCAACGCTTACATTGCAGCCAACCCCACGGAAATCGCCAAGCAGGGCATCACCTGGTCGCTTGGTCTGAGCACCGAGGCTGGCCTTATTGTGGCCTTGGTCATGGGTATTCTGCTGGGCAACCTTACGCCCGGTTTTGCTGAATCCCTGCGCGAAGCCTGCCGCCCCGAACTTTTCGTCAAGATCGCCATCGTTATTCTTGGTGCCGAACTTGGCGTGAAGGCCGCCGACGCCGCTGGCTTTGCCGGTCACGTTATTTTCCGAGGCCTGTGCGCCATTGTTGAAGCCTATTTGCTGTACTGGTCCGTTGTTTACTACGTGGCTCGTAAGTACTTCAAGTTCAACAAGGAATGGGCCGCTCCCCTTGCTTCGGGCATTTCCATCTGCGGCGTCTCGGCGGCCATTGCCACCGGCGGCGCCATCCGCGCTCGGCCTGTGGTGCCGATCATGGTTTCCTCGCTGGTCGTGGTGTTCACCTGCATCGAAATGCTGATCCTGCCCTTTATCGCGCAGCACTTCCTGTACACCGAACCCATGGTGGCTGGTGGCTGGATGGGCCTTGCCGTTAAGTCTGACGGCGGCGCTATCGCCAGCGGCGCCATCACTGAATCCCTGATTCTTTCCAAGATGGCTGGCCTCGGCACCAAGTGGGAGCCAGGCTGGGTCGTGATGGTGACCACCACCGTCAAAATCTTCATCGACATGTTCATCGGCGTGTGGGCTCTGGTCCTCGCCTACATCTGGACTGCCAAGTTCGACAAAACCCGTGGCGAACGCACCATGACCTGGAGCGACGTTATGGATCGTTTCCCCCGCTTCGTGCTGGGGTATCTTGGCACCTTCCTGATCCTGTTGTTCTTCTGCCTGTCTTCGCCTGAACTGCACAAGCTCGGCAAGTCCATGGCTGGCGCCCTCAACGGCTTCCGCGTCATGTTCTTCCTGCTGACCTTCTTCAGCATCGGTCTGGTGTCCAACTTCCGCAAGCTGAAGGAAGAAGGCATTGGCCGTCTGGCAGTTGTGTACATCGTGTGCCTGTTCGGCTTCATCATCTGGGTGGGCCTGTTCATTTCTTATGCCTTCTTCCACGGCATGACCCCGCCTGTGATGGCTGGCTAG
- a CDS encoding DUF523 domain-containing protein produces MTPRYIVSACLAGERCRYDGGDNTCALVVRLVEEGRAVPVCPEVLGGLETPRSPCERLGNRVVNRDGQDVTDAFERGAALAVELARKNACNAAIIKSRSPSCGFDRIYDGSFSHTFCAGDGVWAEMLRAEGFALFSEVSLPDES; encoded by the coding sequence ATGACCCCGCGCTACATAGTCAGCGCCTGTCTGGCAGGTGAACGCTGCCGCTATGACGGCGGCGACAATACCTGCGCGCTTGTGGTGCGGCTGGTGGAAGAGGGCAGGGCAGTGCCTGTCTGCCCGGAGGTTCTGGGCGGGCTTGAAACGCCGCGCAGCCCTTGCGAACGGCTGGGCAACCGCGTTGTGAACCGTGACGGGCAAGACGTGACGGATGCTTTTGAGCGTGGCGCGGCCCTGGCAGTGGAGCTTGCCCGCAAGAATGCCTGCAACGCCGCAATTATTAAGAGCCGTTCACCGTCCTGCGGATTTGACCGTATTTATGACGGCAGCTTTAGCCATACATTTTGTGCGGGGGATGGCGTGTGGGCAGAGATGCTGCGCGCCGAGGGCTTTGCCCTGTTCAGCGAAGTCTCGCTCCCTGACGAATCCTGA
- a CDS encoding HyaD/HybD family hydrogenase maturation endopeptidase, protein MIMGVGNILLTDEGFGVRAVEYLQTKYTWPENVRLEDGGTQGLLLMSTLMDCDTLVVLDVVLGPEKPGTIYMLEGEDLRKSLSFRDSMHQTDLLDTLITCSMAGHDVQAVVFGLQPFDYHTMQVGLTPEAEKLLPEFCTKVVAALAERGIATAQPVA, encoded by the coding sequence ATGATTATGGGCGTCGGCAACATATTGCTGACAGACGAAGGCTTTGGCGTACGCGCCGTGGAATATTTGCAGACCAAGTATACCTGGCCGGAAAATGTTCGGCTTGAAGATGGCGGCACGCAAGGCCTTTTGCTTATGTCCACGCTGATGGATTGCGATACGCTGGTGGTTCTTGACGTGGTGCTTGGGCCGGAAAAACCCGGCACCATCTATATGCTGGAAGGTGAAGACCTGCGCAAAAGCCTGAGCTTCCGCGATTCCATGCACCAGACTGATCTTCTGGATACACTGATCACATGCAGCATGGCCGGGCATGATGTGCAGGCCGTTGTTTTTGGCCTACAGCCTTTTGACTACCACACCATGCAGGTGGGGCTGACCCCGGAAGCCGAAAAATTGCTGCCGGAATTTTGCACCAAGGTTGTTGCTGCGCTTGCTGAGCGCGGCATTGCCACCGCACAGCCTGTCGCCTGA
- a CDS encoding nickel-dependent hydrogenase large subunit: MSQIKQTPQSSYTGPIVVDPLTRIEGHLRIEVEVEGGKIKDARSCGTLYRGLEVILKGRDPRDAQHFTQRTCGVCTYTHALASTRALEDAINKPIPANATYIRNLVLAMQFMHDHVVHFYHLHALDFVDVANALQADPAKAAKLAQSISPRPAKAEDFAAVQAKLKTFIESGQLGPFTNAYFLGGHPSYYLEPEANLVATAHYLEALRAQVEIAKGMAVFGAKNPHTQFTVAGGVTCYEALTPQRIKEFRELYKKARTFIEQVYIPDLLMVAGQYKDWAAIGGTDNFMAFGEFPAAGGERDLNSRWYKPGVIYDRKIGSVQPFDPSKIEEHVRHSWYEGDKARTPYEGETKPFFTKMGDTDRYSWLKAPRYAGQSMETGPLAQVLVAYAQNHKTIKPAVDGVLKALNVGPEALFSTLGRTAARGIQTLVIAQQTENWLNEYENNIGKDKQIVEDYAVPANAKGVGFLDAPRGGLSHWIRIEEGKIGNFQLVVPTTWNLGPRDAKGVMGAAEHALVGTPVADPKRPVEILRTIHSFDPCIACAVHVIDGETNEVHKFKVL; this comes from the coding sequence ATGAGCCAGATCAAACAAACGCCCCAGAGCAGCTACACCGGGCCCATTGTGGTGGACCCGCTGACCCGCATCGAAGGGCATCTGCGTATTGAAGTTGAAGTTGAAGGCGGCAAAATCAAGGACGCCCGCAGCTGCGGCACACTTTACCGTGGCCTTGAAGTCATCCTGAAGGGCCGCGATCCGCGTGATGCCCAGCACTTCACCCAGCGCACCTGCGGCGTCTGCACCTACACGCACGCCCTTGCCTCTACACGCGCGCTCGAAGACGCCATCAACAAGCCCATCCCGGCCAACGCCACCTATATCCGCAACCTCGTGCTGGCCATGCAGTTCATGCATGACCACGTGGTGCATTTTTATCACCTGCACGCCCTCGACTTTGTGGACGTGGCCAATGCCCTGCAGGCCGACCCGGCCAAGGCAGCCAAGCTGGCCCAGTCCATTTCGCCGCGTCCCGCCAAGGCTGAAGACTTTGCCGCCGTGCAGGCCAAATTGAAGACCTTTATTGAAAGCGGCCAGCTTGGCCCCTTCACCAACGCCTACTTCCTGGGCGGCCACCCGAGCTACTACCTGGAGCCGGAAGCCAACCTGGTTGCCACCGCCCACTATCTGGAAGCCCTGCGCGCCCAGGTGGAAATTGCCAAGGGCATGGCCGTGTTCGGCGCCAAAAACCCGCACACCCAGTTCACCGTGGCTGGCGGCGTGACCTGTTACGAAGCCTTGACGCCCCAGCGCATCAAGGAATTCCGCGAATTGTACAAGAAGGCCCGCACATTCATTGAACAGGTCTACATTCCCGACCTGCTCATGGTTGCCGGTCAGTACAAGGACTGGGCGGCCATTGGCGGCACCGACAACTTCATGGCGTTTGGCGAGTTCCCCGCTGCTGGCGGCGAACGCGACCTCAACAGCCGCTGGTACAAGCCCGGCGTCATTTATGACCGCAAGATCGGCTCGGTGCAGCCCTTTGATCCTTCCAAGATCGAAGAACACGTGCGCCACAGCTGGTACGAAGGCGACAAGGCCCGCACCCCCTACGAAGGCGAGACCAAACCCTTCTTCACCAAGATGGGCGACACCGACCGTTATTCCTGGCTCAAGGCTCCCCGCTACGCGGGTCAGTCCATGGAAACCGGCCCTCTCGCTCAGGTCCTGGTGGCCTACGCCCAGAACCACAAGACTATCAAGCCTGCGGTTGACGGCGTGCTGAAGGCCTTGAACGTGGGCCCCGAAGCCCTGTTCTCCACCTTGGGCCGTACTGCCGCTCGTGGTATCCAGACTCTGGTTATCGCCCAGCAGACCGAAAACTGGCTCAACGAGTACGAAAACAACATTGGCAAGGACAAGCAGATCGTCGAAGACTACGCTGTTCCTGCCAATGCCAAGGGCGTGGGCTTCCTGGATGCCCCCCGTGGCGGTCTTTCGCACTGGATCCGCATTGAAGAAGGCAAGATTGGCAACTTCCAGCTCGTGGTGCCCACCACCTGGAACCTCGGACCCCGGGACGCCAAGGGCGTTATGGGTGCTGCCGAGCATGCGCTTGTCGGCACCCCTGTGGCCGATCCCAAGCGCCCGGTTGAAATCCTGCGCACCATCCACTCCTTCGACCCCTGCATCGCCTGTGCCGTGCACGTTATCGATGGAGAAACCAACGAAGTGCACAAGTTCAAGGTGCTGTAG
- a CDS encoding hydrogenase small subunit: MRIAVGLGKKGGEERLERQGISRRDFMKFCTAVAVTMGFGPSFASEVAAALTGRRPSVVYLHAAECTGCSEALLRTYKPFIDAVILDTISLDYHETIMAAAGEAAEQALHAAVENPNGFVCMVEGAIPTGMDNKYGYIGGHTMYDICKEILPKAKAVVNIGTCACYGGVQAAKPNPTGAKGVNECFASLGVKGINIPGCPPNPLNMVGALVAFLQGQKIELDELGRPLMFFGQSVHDLCERRKHFDAGEFAPSFNSEEARKGWCLYEVGCKGPQTYNNCPKVLFNETNWPVAAGHPCIGCSEPGFWDEMSPFYQN, encoded by the coding sequence ATGCGTATTGCCGTGGGTCTGGGCAAAAAAGGCGGAGAAGAGCGTTTAGAGCGCCAGGGCATAAGCCGCCGTGACTTCATGAAATTCTGCACGGCGGTGGCGGTGACGATGGGCTTTGGCCCCTCATTCGCCTCCGAGGTGGCCGCTGCGCTGACCGGGCGTCGTCCTTCAGTGGTGTATCTGCACGCCGCTGAATGCACGGGCTGTTCCGAAGCGCTGCTGCGCACTTACAAACCCTTTATTGATGCCGTCATTCTTGACACCATTTCTCTTGACTACCACGAAACCATCATGGCCGCCGCCGGCGAAGCCGCCGAACAGGCCCTGCATGCCGCCGTGGAAAACCCCAATGGCTTTGTCTGCATGGTCGAAGGCGCCATTCCTACGGGCATGGACAACAAGTATGGCTACATTGGCGGCCATACCATGTACGACATCTGCAAAGAAATTCTGCCCAAGGCCAAGGCCGTGGTCAACATTGGCACCTGTGCCTGCTACGGCGGCGTTCAGGCTGCCAAGCCGAACCCCACCGGCGCCAAGGGCGTGAACGAATGCTTTGCCAGCCTGGGCGTCAAGGGCATCAATATTCCCGGCTGCCCCCCCAACCCCCTCAATATGGTCGGCGCACTTGTGGCCTTTTTGCAGGGCCAGAAGATTGAACTGGACGAACTGGGCCGCCCGCTCATGTTCTTTGGTCAGAGCGTGCATGACCTTTGCGAACGCCGCAAGCACTTCGACGCCGGCGAGTTTGCGCCTTCCTTCAATTCGGAAGAAGCGCGCAAGGGCTGGTGCCTTTACGAAGTGGGCTGCAAAGGCCCGCAGACGTACAACAACTGTCCCAAGGTTCTCTTCAATGAGACCAACTGGCCGGTGGCTGCCGGGCATCCCTGCATTGGTTGCAGCGAACCCGGTTTCTGGGACGAAATGTCGCCGTTCTACCAGAACTAG
- a CDS encoding O-acetylhomoserine aminocarboxypropyltransferase/cysteine synthase family protein, with amino-acid sequence MKTESLCLHAGYEPGNGEPRVLPIVQSTTFKYNTTAEVAKLFDLAEAGFFYSRLGNPTVDAVEQKIAALEGGVGALCTSSGQAASMLSLLNVAQSGDHVVSAASIYGGTFNLFAVTLKKLGIEVTFVDQTASEEELEKAFRPNTRAVFGETLSNPSMDVLDIERFANLAHRHRLPLIIDNTFATPVLCRPFEFGADIVVHSTTKYMDGHALQVGGVVVDSGNFDWASGKFPEFTEPDPSYHGLVYSQAFGKAAYIVKARVQLMRDMGCCQSPQGAFYINQGLETLPLRMERHCRNAEAIAAYLEKHPAVESVNYPRLPGHPQKALADKYMPKGCSGVISLSLKGGREAGARFIDSLKMISLQVHVADIRTCVLHPASSTHRQLTDDQLREAGITPGMVRLSVGVEHVDDIIADLEQALGS; translated from the coding sequence ATGAAAACGGAATCTCTTTGTCTGCACGCGGGCTATGAACCGGGCAATGGCGAACCCCGCGTTCTGCCCATAGTGCAGAGCACTACCTTTAAGTACAACACCACCGCCGAAGTGGCGAAGCTTTTTGATCTTGCCGAAGCGGGCTTTTTTTACTCCCGCCTTGGTAATCCTACGGTTGATGCCGTGGAGCAGAAAATCGCCGCGCTTGAAGGCGGCGTTGGCGCGCTGTGCACTTCGTCCGGTCAGGCGGCGAGCATGCTGTCCTTGCTCAATGTGGCCCAGAGTGGCGACCATGTGGTGAGCGCCGCCAGCATTTACGGCGGCACGTTCAATCTTTTTGCCGTTACCCTCAAAAAACTGGGCATTGAAGTTACCTTTGTGGATCAGACCGCCTCCGAGGAGGAACTGGAAAAGGCCTTCCGCCCCAACACGCGCGCCGTGTTTGGCGAAACGCTCTCCAACCCCTCCATGGACGTTCTGGATATTGAGCGTTTTGCCAATCTGGCCCACAGGCACAGGCTGCCCCTGATCATCGACAACACCTTTGCCACGCCCGTGCTTTGCCGCCCCTTTGAATTCGGGGCCGACATCGTAGTCCATTCCACCACCAAATATATGGACGGCCACGCTCTCCAGGTGGGTGGCGTTGTCGTGGACAGCGGCAACTTTGATTGGGCCTCCGGCAAATTCCCCGAATTTACCGAACCCGATCCCTCCTACCACGGCCTCGTGTACTCTCAGGCTTTCGGCAAGGCCGCCTACATCGTCAAGGCGCGCGTGCAGCTCATGCGCGATATGGGCTGCTGCCAGAGCCCTCAGGGCGCGTTCTACATCAATCAGGGCCTCGAAACCCTGCCCCTGCGCATGGAACGCCACTGCCGCAATGCCGAGGCCATCGCCGCCTATCTGGAAAAGCATCCCGCCGTGGAATCCGTCAATTATCCGCGCCTGCCCGGCCACCCGCAAAAAGCCCTGGCTGACAAGTATATGCCCAAGGGATGCAGCGGCGTCATCTCCCTCTCCCTTAAAGGTGGACGGGAAGCAGGCGCACGCTTTATCGACAGCCTTAAAATGATCTCTCTCCAGGTTCACGTGGCCGACATCCGTACCTGTGTGCTTCATCCCGCCAGCTCCACCCACCGCCAGCTGACCGATGATCAGCTGCGCGAAGCCGGTATCACCCCCGGCATGGTGCGCCTCTCTGTGGGCGTTGAGCATGTGGACGATATTATCGCCGATCTGGAGCAAGCTCTGGGGAGCTAG
- a CDS encoding D-alanyl-D-alanine carboxypeptidase family protein — MDKIDTIHSGFGRLAPGDQPGRLQPSRRPQDGKPRDAVFSPSALSCLRRVAVFSILFCAICAMLLAGATESRAARGVRAAILVNMDTGKVLFEKNADMSIPPASLTKVMSMFLTMDAVSANRLSLDEKIRITPAASTVGGSSMHLRNGERVAVRQLLTGAAVASGNDAITALALRVAGNERQFVRAMNQKAKGLGLNRTEFKNPTGLPAAGQRSTPRDIASLTRAYLRAHPGAQKFHSTRVFTHRNRQMANTNALLGSVRGVNGLKTGWTVASGYNLIVTAQRGNTRILAVVMGGTSRNARDAMATRLIEAGFDGGGDPKKIRRAMGYRR; from the coding sequence ATGGATAAGATAGATACCATACATTCCGGTTTTGGCAGGCTTGCCCCCGGCGATCAGCCCGGCAGATTGCAGCCCAGCAGACGTCCGCAAGACGGCAAACCCCGCGATGCGGTGTTTTCGCCATCAGCTCTGAGCTGCTTGCGGCGCGTGGCGGTATTCAGCATCCTTTTTTGCGCCATATGCGCAATGCTGCTTGCAGGTGCAACAGAATCTCGTGCAGCCAGAGGCGTGCGCGCGGCTATTCTGGTCAACATGGATACTGGCAAGGTGCTTTTTGAAAAAAACGCCGACATGTCCATCCCGCCTGCATCGCTCACCAAGGTGATGTCCATGTTCCTGACCATGGATGCCGTCAGCGCCAACCGGCTAAGCCTTGACGAAAAAATCCGCATCACACCTGCCGCGTCCACCGTGGGCGGCTCGTCCATGCACCTCCGCAACGGGGAGCGCGTGGCGGTCAGGCAGCTGCTCACCGGTGCTGCTGTTGCATCCGGCAATGACGCCATTACGGCGCTTGCCCTGCGTGTGGCTGGCAACGAGCGGCAGTTCGTGCGCGCCATGAATCAAAAAGCCAAAGGGCTGGGCTTGAACCGCACGGAATTCAAAAATCCCACGGGTCTGCCCGCCGCAGGGCAGCGCTCCACCCCTCGCGATATTGCCAGCCTGACCCGCGCCTACCTTCGCGCCCACCCCGGCGCGCAAAAATTTCACAGCACCCGCGTTTTTACTCACAGGAACAGACAAATGGCCAATACAAACGCGCTCCTCGGCTCTGTGCGCGGCGTCAATGGCCTGAAAACGGGCTGGACTGTGGCCTCGGGCTACAATCTTATTGTTACAGCCCAGCGCGGCAATACCCGCATCCTGGCTGTGGTTATGGGCGGCACAAGCCGCAATGCCAGGGATGCCATGGCAACACGGTTGATCGAAGCAGGCTTTGACGGCGGCGGCGACCCAAAGAAAATCCGGCGCGCCATGGGCTACAGACGCTAA
- a CDS encoding AI-2E family transporter encodes MTLTLPRLLYLLAALALYMLLWHNPVTIFMAACLSCLSLPLYRTLQMKGRMWRKRLEKTRSGPRWRKFRLSLSSTLPLYAYITTLLSSILVPIAMLALLVTPQAAAGFARLRELQANNFQLPPEWVANIQQWRLSLAEYPRAEKMVSDFLQKLDAFFGDAMSLLLSRSMDFLGGTMTVLWTSFLFFTLTVIFTTYARHIRKISGRIFHIPQAMLCRFTAAIHRALRGILLGIVLVAAAQGILCGIAFAFAGVRQPAFWGLLATLVAPIPAIGTAIVWAPLCLSLWFTGNSMAAVGLALWGVVVVAGVDNILRPLFLQQGIKAPFFVLIIAILCGLASFGPVGLIVGPVLLAFAIQAVEEGNRTYRHNG; translated from the coding sequence ATGACTCTAACGCTGCCGCGTCTGCTCTACCTCTTGGCCGCGCTCGCGCTGTATATGCTGCTCTGGCACAATCCGGTGACCATATTCATGGCTGCCTGTCTGTCATGCCTTTCGTTGCCGCTTTACCGGACACTACAAATGAAGGGCCGGATGTGGCGCAAACGCCTTGAAAAAACCCGGAGCGGCCCCCGCTGGCGTAAATTCCGGCTTAGCCTTTCAAGCACCCTTCCCCTTTATGCGTACATAACCACTCTCCTCTCTTCCATACTAGTTCCCATTGCCATGCTCGCCCTGCTGGTGACGCCGCAGGCGGCGGCTGGTTTTGCGCGCTTGCGCGAACTGCAAGCCAACAACTTTCAGTTGCCGCCCGAGTGGGTGGCCAATATTCAGCAATGGCGGCTAAGCCTTGCAGAATATCCGCGCGCAGAAAAGATGGTCAGCGACTTTCTGCAAAAACTGGATGCATTTTTTGGCGACGCCATGAGCCTGCTTTTGAGCCGAAGCATGGATTTTCTCGGCGGCACCATGACAGTGCTGTGGACAAGCTTTCTGTTCTTTACGCTCACGGTGATCTTTACCACTTATGCCCGCCACATCCGCAAGATTTCCGGCAGGATATTCCACATACCGCAAGCAATGCTCTGCCGCTTTACGGCTGCCATCCACCGGGCGTTACGGGGCATTCTGCTGGGCATTGTGCTGGTGGCTGCGGCGCAGGGCATCTTGTGCGGCATTGCCTTTGCCTTTGCAGGGGTGCGCCAGCCAGCATTCTGGGGCCTACTCGCCACGCTCGTGGCCCCCATTCCCGCCATTGGCACGGCCATAGTGTGGGCGCCGCTTTGCCTTTCGCTCTGGTTCACGGGCAACAGCATGGCAGCTGTGGGCCTGGCCCTTTGGGGAGTTGTGGTGGTGGCTGGCGTGGATAACATCCTGCGTCCGCTCTTTTTGCAGCAGGGCATCAAGGCCCCGTTCTTTGTATTGATCATCGCCATACTTTGCGGTCTGGCGAGCTTTGGGCCGGTAGGCCTTATTGTGGGCCCTGTGCTGCTGGCATTTGCCATCCAGGCAGTGGAAGAAGGCAACCGCACCTATAGGCACAATGGATAA
- the greA gene encoding transcription elongation factor GreA has product MTSIPISVQGYKKLEDELARLKSERPAIIQAIKEAREEGDLRENAGYDAARERQGMAEARIKYIESRMALYQVVDLDSLKGDKVIFGSTVEVEDVDSGEARSFTILGPDEADPAKGSISFLSPVGQALLGREVGDEVTVDIPRGRVTYEVINISFKGSNVLN; this is encoded by the coding sequence ATGACAAGCATCCCCATTTCCGTGCAAGGCTACAAAAAGCTGGAAGACGAACTGGCCCGCCTGAAGAGCGAACGGCCCGCCATCATCCAGGCCATCAAAGAAGCCCGTGAAGAAGGCGACCTGCGAGAAAACGCCGGGTACGACGCCGCGCGGGAACGTCAGGGCATGGCTGAAGCCCGCATCAAATACATTGAATCCCGCATGGCGCTCTATCAGGTCGTTGATCTTGATTCCCTGAAGGGCGACAAGGTCATCTTTGGCTCTACAGTTGAGGTTGAGGATGTGGACAGCGGCGAAGCACGCTCCTTCACCATTCTCGGCCCTGACGAGGCCGACCCCGCCAAGGGTTCCATCTCGTTCCTTTCCCCTGTGGGCCAGGCCCTGCTGGGCCGCGAAGTAGGCGATGAAGTGACCGTGGATATTCCGCGTGGCCGGGTTACCTACGAAGTGATCAACATCAGCTTTAAAGGCAGCAACGTGCTGAATTAG
- a CDS encoding lysylphosphatidylglycerol synthetase family protein, which translates to MKKYLRYLGSVLVTAVFFLAVYLLYHKLKSYSIAQIRESISQISHGRILCSLLLMVVNYIILVGYDWLALKAIHKTLPLPRVGLVSFVGQAVSYNFGALLGGTSVRYRFYSAWGFSLAEIVRLVLMLAVTFWVGALGLCGLIFIISPPAIPDDLLAKMPMTDVRILGVVLLLIACSYLILCCTVRKPVHLFGKEFVFPPPHIAFAQALVAGVDIIAAAGCMYVLLPGNMGISFLDFLPSYLMAQVAVVLTHIPGGVGVFELVILHLTHTTQAQAVFAAVLLFRIIYFIIPLLAAALLLAVYEVRQRSDMLRETGRWLSVLSHSISAYMVFAAGVILLVCAMLPPGKHMLHALRSMIPYEALAVGHFLTAISGAMLLFVSYGLERRQSRGFQMAVLFLCLGIAGALLNGFSWITASMVSIVLLTVCMARRRFYRSSFFWEEPIPAYWLFGALGVLALMASIAWALYHPSWNKAAAWGFDRPHMAAQTLFDFLGIAVGLAAGWMWRVALRLRARRQKAAHHG; encoded by the coding sequence ATGAAAAAATATTTGCGTTATCTTGGGTCGGTGCTTGTCACGGCGGTGTTTTTTCTGGCTGTGTACCTTTTGTACCATAAGCTTAAAAGTTACAGCATAGCCCAGATTCGCGAAAGCATAAGCCAGATATCGCACGGGCGGATTCTCTGCTCGTTGCTGCTGATGGTGGTCAATTACATTATTCTTGTGGGCTACGACTGGCTGGCGCTCAAGGCCATTCACAAAACCCTGCCTTTGCCCCGCGTGGGGCTTGTTTCATTTGTGGGGCAGGCTGTCAGCTATAACTTTGGCGCGCTGCTGGGCGGCACCAGCGTGCGTTACCGGTTTTATTCAGCCTGGGGTTTTTCGCTGGCAGAGATTGTGCGCTTGGTGCTGATGCTGGCGGTCACATTCTGGGTTGGCGCTCTGGGGCTGTGCGGTCTGATTTTTATCATAAGCCCGCCTGCCATTCCTGATGATCTGCTGGCAAAAATGCCCATGACAGACGTGCGCATTCTGGGCGTGGTGCTGCTGCTTATTGCCTGCTCCTACCTGATTTTATGCTGTACCGTGCGCAAGCCCGTACACCTGTTTGGTAAGGAATTTGTCTTTCCGCCGCCGCATATCGCCTTTGCTCAGGCCCTTGTGGCCGGGGTGGACATTATCGCCGCAGCGGGCTGCATGTATGTGCTGCTGCCCGGCAACATGGGCATATCGTTTCTTGATTTTCTGCCAAGCTACCTCATGGCCCAGGTGGCTGTGGTGCTTACGCACATCCCCGGCGGGGTTGGTGTTTTTGAGCTTGTCATCCTGCACCTTACCCATACAACACAGGCACAGGCCGTATTTGCGGCGGTGCTGCTGTTTCGCATCATTTACTTTATTATACCGCTGCTGGCAGCCGCATTGCTGCTGGCTGTTTACGAGGTGCGCCAGCGCAGCGACATGCTGCGCGAAACTGGCCGCTGGCTTTCCGTACTCTCGCATTCCATTTCTGCCTATATGGTTTTTGCAGCGGGCGTGATTTTGCTTGTCTGCGCCATGCTGCCGCCCGGCAAGCATATGCTGCACGCCTTGCGCAGCATGATTCCTTACGAGGCGCTGGCTGTGGGGCATTTTCTTACGGCTATTTCGGGCGCGATGCTGCTCTTTGTTTCATACGGGCTTGAGCGGCGGCAGTCGCGCGGGTTCCAGATGGCGGTGCTGTTTCTTTGCCTGGGGATTGCGGGAGCCCTGCTCAACGGTTTTTCGTGGATAACCGCATCCATGGTCAGTATTGTGCTGCTGACTGTGTGCATGGCCCGGCGACGTTTTTACCGTTCGTCCTTTTTCTGGGAAGAACCCATTCCCGCCTACTGGCTGTTCGGTGCGCTGGGGGTGCTGGCCTTGATGGCTTCCATTGCCTGGGCGCTTTATCATCCCTCGTGGAATAAAGCCGCTGCCTGGGGTTTTGACCGCCCGCATATGGCCGCGCAAACACTGTTTGATTTTCTTGGCATCGCCGTGGGGCTGGCAGCGGGCTGGATGTGGCGCGTTGCCTTGCGATTACGCGCCCGGCGGCAAAAGGCCGCGCATCACGGGTAA